In a genomic window of Urocitellus parryii isolate mUroPar1 chromosome 11, mUroPar1.hap1, whole genome shotgun sequence:
- the Atxn7l2 gene encoding ataxin-7-like protein 2 isoform X2, which translates to MAVRERAAAAMAALERRVPSLDDFAGQSWSSWVERADLPAADGAELEESSKNMKKLDAMTLIKEDMSIFGHCPAHDDFYLVVCNHCSQVVKPQAFQKHCERRHGPLSKLYTRAPPPPPAPASSQKCHVVNGQGSACRAPGSTKTSSREKGQGSRSRGHQPPEKTQKDNLCLFVPVVNLEKMSSLPKPDGHGIRVAPPSAFLSQPGSLPKDSPGKAPMALPSKEPPGRESIEIIPGEGSSHRAEGSPPEKEPGGARLPPKTHRKMARKECDLNRQCGVINPETKKICTRLLTCKIHSVHQRREVQGRAKDFDVLVAELKANSRKGESPKEKSPGRKEPVLERPSQESSSSVQAVAAVAAASSTFSARTKQTYPYCALPRSRASSESELDDEGPCGGDGDPGLFPFPLPRGGAQASSEESEEEGTSEDLHLSPDCHYATRPPRPQAFCTFGSRLVSPGCYVFSRRLDRFCSALSSMLERHLSSHMWKKIPPAVEPPSHLVTSPLSAPLSPSSMGSCPRLPGPPPRPACPVSTPPTKDSLVPSYTAGSPSVAAACSQAECMGGSQAITSPLPANTPSPSFSKLPPSKASKSSKGKDGAEVEAPSRKRKLSPGPTTFKRTCILEPTGKGKPSGCRGLSAKTKTTLGMGLNGTVGPRVKRAGPLDCRGSPHPLPTPVKASQLENRGAAGHPAKALPNNCLSEEEVAKKRKNLATYCRPVKAKHCQAGAPSEGTCSVRRKKPGPALAFEEKCSTLKLWNRLLVCPWDVFQEGLMGGGTEKCSPYLGMSQMHTDFPDTHRKAHF; encoded by the exons ATGGCGGTGCGTGAACGCGCGGCGGCAGCAATGGCCGCTCTGGAGCGGCGGGTGCCGAGTCTCGATGACTTCGCGGGACAGAGTTGGAGCTCGTGGGTGGAGCGGGCCGACCTGCCTGCGGCTGATG GGGCTGAGCTGGAGGAAAGTagcaaaaacatgaagaaattggATGCTATGACCCTCATTAAAGAAG ACATGTCTATCTTCGGGCATTGCCCTGCCCATGATGACTTCTATTTGGTTGTGTGTAACCATTGCAGCCAGGTGGTGAAGCCTCAAGCTTTCCAGAAGCACTGCG AAAGAAGACATGGGCCCCTCAGCAAGCTTTATACCcgggccccacccccacctccagcccctgccaGCTCTCAGAAATGCCATGTAGTGAATGGGCAGGGCTCAGCTTGTAGGGCCCCAGGTTCCACCAAAACCTCCTccagggagaagggccaggggtcCCGGAGCCGCGGccatcagcctcctgagaagaCCCAGAAGGACAACCTCTG CCTTTTCGTGCCTGTGGTGAATCTGGAGAAGATGTCCAGTCTCCCGAAGCCTGATGGACATGGAATCAGGGTGGCCCCACCCTCTGCTTTCCTCAGCCAGCCAGGCAGCCTCCCTAAGGACTCCCCTGGAAAAGCCCCTATGGCTCTCCCTTCTAAAGAACCTCCTGGCAGAGAGAGCATCGAGATAATCCCTGGTGAGGGTTCCAGTCACCGGGCCGAAGGCAGCCCCCCAGAGAAGGAGCCTGGTGGGGCCAGGCTGCCCCCCAAAACTCACCGCAAGATGGCTC GGAAGGAGTGCGACCTCAATAGGCAGTGTGGGGTCATAAATCCAGAGACCAAAAAGATCTGTACCCGCCTGTTGACCTGCAAG ATCCACTCGGTACACCAGCGCCGGGAGGTCCAGGGCCGGGCCAAGGACTTTGATGTGCTAGTGGCAGAGCTGAAGGCCAACTCCCGCAAAGGAGAGTCTCCTAAGGAGAAGAGCCCAGGGCGCAAGGAGCCAGTGCTTGAGCGCCCCTCCCAGGAATCTTCGTCCTCAGTCCAGGCTGTGGCAGCTGTGGCTGCTGCCAGCAGCACCTTCTCTGCTCGCACCAAGCAGACCTACCCATACTGTGCACTGCCCAG GTCCCGGGCCTCCTCTGAAAGTGAGTTGGATGATGAAGGCCCCTGTGGTGGTGATGGGGACCCAGGCCTGTTCCCCTTCCCCCTGCCCCGGGGTGGGGCCCAGGCCTCCAGCgaggagagtgaggaggaggGGACATCTGAGGACCTCCACCTCTCCCCTGACTGCCATTATGCAACCCGGCCCCCGCGGCCACAGGCG TTCTGTACCTTTGGGAGCCGGCTGGTGAGCCCAGGATGCTATGTGTTTAGCCGCCGGCTGGACCGGTTCTGCTCAGCACTCAGCTCCATGCTGGAACGGCACCTCAGCTCACAcatgtggaa GAAGATCCCACCGGCGGTTGAACCTCCATCCCACCTTGTCACCTCCCCCTTATCTGCTCCCCTGAGCCCATCTTCCATGGGCAGCTGCCCCCGACTTCCAGGCCCACCCCCCAGACCCGCCTGCCCAGTCTCCACACCCCCCACCAAGGACAGCCTTGTCCCCAGCTACACTGCAGGCTCCCCCAGTGTGGCAGCCGCTTGCAGCCAGGCGGAGTGCATGGGCGGCAGCCAGGCCATCACCTCACCACTGCCTGCCAACACGCCATCCCCGTCCTTCAGCAAGCTGCCGCCTTCCAAGGCTAGCAAGTCATCCAAAGGCAAGGACGGGGCAGAGGTGGAGGCCCCTTCGCGAAAGCGGAAGTTGTCCCCTGGTCCCACCACTTTCAAACGGACATGTATCCTGGAGCCCACTGGAAAAGGCAAACCCTCTGGCTGCCGGGGCCTCTCAGCCAAGACTAAAACAACCCTGGGCATGGGACTTAATGGGACTGTGGGGCCAAGAGTGAAGCGTGCAGGACCCCTGGACTGTCGGGGTTCCCCTCATCCACTCCCCACACCAGTCAAGGCTTCTCAGCTGGAGAACCGGGGAGCAGCTGGACACCCAGCCAAGGCCCTGCCAAACAACTGCCTCTCTGAGGAAGAGGTAGCCAAGAAGCGGAAAAACCTGGCCACTTACTGCCGGCCAGTGAAGGCCAAGCACTGTCAGGCTGGTGCCCCTTCTGAAGGGACCTGCTCTGTGCGCCGCAAGAAGCCGGGCCCGGCCCTGGCCTTTGAGGAGAAGTGCTCTACACTGAAG CTCTGGAATCGCCTGTTGGTCTGTCCATGGGATGTCTTCCAGGAGGGTCTCATGGGAGGTGGGACAGAGAAATGTTCTCCCTATTTAGGCATGAGCCAGATGCATACTGACTTCCCTGACACCCACAGGAAAGCACATTTTTGA
- the Atxn7l2 gene encoding ataxin-7-like protein 2 isoform X6: MKKLDAMTLIKEDMSIFGHCPAHDDFYLVVCNHCSQVVKPQAFQKHCERRHGPLSKLYTRAPPPPPAPASSQKCHVVNGQGSACRAPGSTKTSSREKGQGSRSRGHQPPEKTQKDNLCLFVPVVNLEKMSSLPKPDGHGIRVAPPSAFLSQPGSLPKDSPGKAPMALPSKEPPGRESIEIIPGEGSSHRAEGSPPEKEPGGARLPPKTHRKMARKECDLNRQCGVINPETKKICTRLLTCKIHSVHQRREVQGRAKDFDVLVAELKANSRKGESPKEKSPGRKEPVLERPSQESSSSVQAVAAVAAASSTFSARTKQTYPYCALPRSRASSESELDDEGPCGGDGDPGLFPFPLPRGGAQASSEESEEEGTSEDLHLSPDCHYATRPPRPQAFCTFGSRLVSPGCYVFSRRLDRFCSALSSMLERHLSSHMWKKIPPAVEPPSHLVTSPLSAPLSPSSMGSCPRLPGPPPRPACPVSTPPTKDSLVPSYTAGSPSVAAACSQAECMGGSQAITSPLPANTPSPSFSKLPPSKASKSSKGKDGAEVEAPSRKRKLSPGPTTFKRTCILEPTGKGKPSGCRGLSAKTKTTLGMGLNGTVGPRVKRAGPLDCRGSPHPLPTPVKASQLENRGAAGHPAKALPNNCLSEEEVAKKRKNLATYCRPVKAKHCQAGAPSEGTCSVRRKKPGPALAFEEKCSTLKVPAHLPGECGREGSERLRWGTQWVPDMEKVPGRWLCREGKKGKEFLSHLL, translated from the exons atgaagaaattggATGCTATGACCCTCATTAAAGAAG ACATGTCTATCTTCGGGCATTGCCCTGCCCATGATGACTTCTATTTGGTTGTGTGTAACCATTGCAGCCAGGTGGTGAAGCCTCAAGCTTTCCAGAAGCACTGCG AAAGAAGACATGGGCCCCTCAGCAAGCTTTATACCcgggccccacccccacctccagcccctgccaGCTCTCAGAAATGCCATGTAGTGAATGGGCAGGGCTCAGCTTGTAGGGCCCCAGGTTCCACCAAAACCTCCTccagggagaagggccaggggtcCCGGAGCCGCGGccatcagcctcctgagaagaCCCAGAAGGACAACCTCTG CCTTTTCGTGCCTGTGGTGAATCTGGAGAAGATGTCCAGTCTCCCGAAGCCTGATGGACATGGAATCAGGGTGGCCCCACCCTCTGCTTTCCTCAGCCAGCCAGGCAGCCTCCCTAAGGACTCCCCTGGAAAAGCCCCTATGGCTCTCCCTTCTAAAGAACCTCCTGGCAGAGAGAGCATCGAGATAATCCCTGGTGAGGGTTCCAGTCACCGGGCCGAAGGCAGCCCCCCAGAGAAGGAGCCTGGTGGGGCCAGGCTGCCCCCCAAAACTCACCGCAAGATGGCTC GGAAGGAGTGCGACCTCAATAGGCAGTGTGGGGTCATAAATCCAGAGACCAAAAAGATCTGTACCCGCCTGTTGACCTGCAAG ATCCACTCGGTACACCAGCGCCGGGAGGTCCAGGGCCGGGCCAAGGACTTTGATGTGCTAGTGGCAGAGCTGAAGGCCAACTCCCGCAAAGGAGAGTCTCCTAAGGAGAAGAGCCCAGGGCGCAAGGAGCCAGTGCTTGAGCGCCCCTCCCAGGAATCTTCGTCCTCAGTCCAGGCTGTGGCAGCTGTGGCTGCTGCCAGCAGCACCTTCTCTGCTCGCACCAAGCAGACCTACCCATACTGTGCACTGCCCAG GTCCCGGGCCTCCTCTGAAAGTGAGTTGGATGATGAAGGCCCCTGTGGTGGTGATGGGGACCCAGGCCTGTTCCCCTTCCCCCTGCCCCGGGGTGGGGCCCAGGCCTCCAGCgaggagagtgaggaggaggGGACATCTGAGGACCTCCACCTCTCCCCTGACTGCCATTATGCAACCCGGCCCCCGCGGCCACAGGCG TTCTGTACCTTTGGGAGCCGGCTGGTGAGCCCAGGATGCTATGTGTTTAGCCGCCGGCTGGACCGGTTCTGCTCAGCACTCAGCTCCATGCTGGAACGGCACCTCAGCTCACAcatgtggaa GAAGATCCCACCGGCGGTTGAACCTCCATCCCACCTTGTCACCTCCCCCTTATCTGCTCCCCTGAGCCCATCTTCCATGGGCAGCTGCCCCCGACTTCCAGGCCCACCCCCCAGACCCGCCTGCCCAGTCTCCACACCCCCCACCAAGGACAGCCTTGTCCCCAGCTACACTGCAGGCTCCCCCAGTGTGGCAGCCGCTTGCAGCCAGGCGGAGTGCATGGGCGGCAGCCAGGCCATCACCTCACCACTGCCTGCCAACACGCCATCCCCGTCCTTCAGCAAGCTGCCGCCTTCCAAGGCTAGCAAGTCATCCAAAGGCAAGGACGGGGCAGAGGTGGAGGCCCCTTCGCGAAAGCGGAAGTTGTCCCCTGGTCCCACCACTTTCAAACGGACATGTATCCTGGAGCCCACTGGAAAAGGCAAACCCTCTGGCTGCCGGGGCCTCTCAGCCAAGACTAAAACAACCCTGGGCATGGGACTTAATGGGACTGTGGGGCCAAGAGTGAAGCGTGCAGGACCCCTGGACTGTCGGGGTTCCCCTCATCCACTCCCCACACCAGTCAAGGCTTCTCAGCTGGAGAACCGGGGAGCAGCTGGACACCCAGCCAAGGCCCTGCCAAACAACTGCCTCTCTGAGGAAGAGGTAGCCAAGAAGCGGAAAAACCTGGCCACTTACTGCCGGCCAGTGAAGGCCAAGCACTGTCAGGCTGGTGCCCCTTCTGAAGGGACCTGCTCTGTGCGCCGCAAGAAGCCGGGCCCGGCCCTGGCCTTTGAGGAGAAGTGCTCTACACTGAAGGTACCAGCCCACCTTCctggagagtgtggcagagagggGTCAGAAAGGCTGAGGTGGGGAACACAGTGGGTACCTGACATGGAGAAAGTGCCAGGTAGATGGCTAtgcagggaagggaagaaagggaaagagttcCTAAGCCATCTACTTTAG
- the Atxn7l2 gene encoding ataxin-7-like protein 2 isoform X7, which translates to MSSLPKPDGHGIRVAPPSAFLSQPGSLPKDSPGKAPMALPSKEPPGRESIEIIPGEGSSHRAEGSPPEKEPGGARLPPKTHRKMARKECDLNRQCGVINPETKKICTRLLTCKIHSVHQRREVQGRAKDFDVLVAELKANSRKGESPKEKSPGRKEPVLERPSQESSSSVQAVAAVAAASSTFSARTKQTYPYCALPRSRASSESELDDEGPCGGDGDPGLFPFPLPRGGAQASSEESEEEGTSEDLHLSPDCHYATRPPRPQAFCTFGSRLVSPGCYVFSRRLDRFCSALSSMLERHLSSHMWKKIPPAVEPPSHLVTSPLSAPLSPSSMGSCPRLPGPPPRPACPVSTPPTKDSLVPSYTAGSPSVAAACSQAECMGGSQAITSPLPANTPSPSFSKLPPSKASKSSKGKDGAEVEAPSRKRKLSPGPTTFKRTCILEPTGKGKPSGCRGLSAKTKTTLGMGLNGTVGPRVKRAGPLDCRGSPHPLPTPVKASQLENRGAAGHPAKALPNNCLSEEEVAKKRKNLATYCRPVKAKHCQAGAPSEGTCSVRRKKPGPALAFEEKCSTLKVPAHLPGECGREGSERLRWGTQWVPDMEKVPGRWLCREGKKGKEFLSHLL; encoded by the exons ATGTCCAGTCTCCCGAAGCCTGATGGACATGGAATCAGGGTGGCCCCACCCTCTGCTTTCCTCAGCCAGCCAGGCAGCCTCCCTAAGGACTCCCCTGGAAAAGCCCCTATGGCTCTCCCTTCTAAAGAACCTCCTGGCAGAGAGAGCATCGAGATAATCCCTGGTGAGGGTTCCAGTCACCGGGCCGAAGGCAGCCCCCCAGAGAAGGAGCCTGGTGGGGCCAGGCTGCCCCCCAAAACTCACCGCAAGATGGCTC GGAAGGAGTGCGACCTCAATAGGCAGTGTGGGGTCATAAATCCAGAGACCAAAAAGATCTGTACCCGCCTGTTGACCTGCAAG ATCCACTCGGTACACCAGCGCCGGGAGGTCCAGGGCCGGGCCAAGGACTTTGATGTGCTAGTGGCAGAGCTGAAGGCCAACTCCCGCAAAGGAGAGTCTCCTAAGGAGAAGAGCCCAGGGCGCAAGGAGCCAGTGCTTGAGCGCCCCTCCCAGGAATCTTCGTCCTCAGTCCAGGCTGTGGCAGCTGTGGCTGCTGCCAGCAGCACCTTCTCTGCTCGCACCAAGCAGACCTACCCATACTGTGCACTGCCCAG GTCCCGGGCCTCCTCTGAAAGTGAGTTGGATGATGAAGGCCCCTGTGGTGGTGATGGGGACCCAGGCCTGTTCCCCTTCCCCCTGCCCCGGGGTGGGGCCCAGGCCTCCAGCgaggagagtgaggaggaggGGACATCTGAGGACCTCCACCTCTCCCCTGACTGCCATTATGCAACCCGGCCCCCGCGGCCACAGGCG TTCTGTACCTTTGGGAGCCGGCTGGTGAGCCCAGGATGCTATGTGTTTAGCCGCCGGCTGGACCGGTTCTGCTCAGCACTCAGCTCCATGCTGGAACGGCACCTCAGCTCACAcatgtggaa GAAGATCCCACCGGCGGTTGAACCTCCATCCCACCTTGTCACCTCCCCCTTATCTGCTCCCCTGAGCCCATCTTCCATGGGCAGCTGCCCCCGACTTCCAGGCCCACCCCCCAGACCCGCCTGCCCAGTCTCCACACCCCCCACCAAGGACAGCCTTGTCCCCAGCTACACTGCAGGCTCCCCCAGTGTGGCAGCCGCTTGCAGCCAGGCGGAGTGCATGGGCGGCAGCCAGGCCATCACCTCACCACTGCCTGCCAACACGCCATCCCCGTCCTTCAGCAAGCTGCCGCCTTCCAAGGCTAGCAAGTCATCCAAAGGCAAGGACGGGGCAGAGGTGGAGGCCCCTTCGCGAAAGCGGAAGTTGTCCCCTGGTCCCACCACTTTCAAACGGACATGTATCCTGGAGCCCACTGGAAAAGGCAAACCCTCTGGCTGCCGGGGCCTCTCAGCCAAGACTAAAACAACCCTGGGCATGGGACTTAATGGGACTGTGGGGCCAAGAGTGAAGCGTGCAGGACCCCTGGACTGTCGGGGTTCCCCTCATCCACTCCCCACACCAGTCAAGGCTTCTCAGCTGGAGAACCGGGGAGCAGCTGGACACCCAGCCAAGGCCCTGCCAAACAACTGCCTCTCTGAGGAAGAGGTAGCCAAGAAGCGGAAAAACCTGGCCACTTACTGCCGGCCAGTGAAGGCCAAGCACTGTCAGGCTGGTGCCCCTTCTGAAGGGACCTGCTCTGTGCGCCGCAAGAAGCCGGGCCCGGCCCTGGCCTTTGAGGAGAAGTGCTCTACACTGAAGGTACCAGCCCACCTTCctggagagtgtggcagagagggGTCAGAAAGGCTGAGGTGGGGAACACAGTGGGTACCTGACATGGAGAAAGTGCCAGGTAGATGGCTAtgcagggaagggaagaaagggaaagagttcCTAAGCCATCTACTTTAG